The following is a genomic window from Brucella pseudogrignonensis.
TGCGATTGCTGGCGTTCTGGATGACGGTCTGCGCACTGCCGATATCTGGTCGGAAGGCACGAATAAGGTCGGAACGACAGAAATGGGCGATGCTATCCTTGCCAAGTTCAAGGCGCTGTCAGCTTAATCACTGATCGAATATGCGTTGAAAGTCGCTGTGTGAAGATCGCACAGCGGCTTTTTTAGTTTCAGTCGAGTTGAATTGTGAAGTCTGCAAACACCGCTACTATAAGCAGTGCAATAAAGAAATACTGAAAGCCTCTTTTCTTGATCTTCATAGCTAGCAGTATCACCGCTGTTTCGATTGCAAAGAAAATGAAATCACCTAGCGGAGATTCCTCGTTATTGATTGAAATACTGGGGCCAGCACTGCGCAATAGCTCAATAAGATTGAGCAATATCAAAAGCGATAACAGCCATATTTTTCGTGAAAGGAAATATTTTTCATAATCTCCATACTCTTTGATATCGTCTGGAGTTAGAGTGACGCACATGAAAAAAAGACCGAATACATAAAGTAAATCTAAAACATAGGTATAGACGTTGTAGGCCTTTGTGCTGCTTTCAAAAAGATAGTCCCACCAGAACTGAATTATCCAGAGAAAAACAACAATTACCCAGCCGATATGCATATAGGAGATTTTATGCTTGTTAGGATGCTGCACAAATCTGGATGCAAAGATAAGCAATCGTGAGAGGCAAAGACTGATGCCCATGCCATTAATGATACGCATGTGCGAGAAAGCATCAGCAGCACTGATCGCGGTGTCAACTCCAGAAGGCAATGTTCACCCGTATTGATGTTTGCAAAGAGTTGCTGTTGAATATTTATTCTATAGATATGTCGTGTTTTCACACAGTGTCAAAGTAATAAATTCGCATAGCAATATGTCGCGCCGAAAAATATACGCCCGATTTCCGGCTGCAGTTTCGCTCTGATGCACTAACAGTTGTCGCCATGTTGAACACACTCCCAGATTTAAATACCTTGTATGATGCGCTGCTTGCTCGTGATGTGGCCTATGAAGGCAGGGCCTATGTCGGCGTGCTGTCGACGGGCATTTTCTGTCGGCTGACCTGTCCGGCAAGAAAGCCTCTCAAAGAGAACTGCCGCTTTTTTGCGTCTATCCCAGAATGTATTGCGGATGGATTTCGCGCTTGCAAACGATGCCACCCGTTACAGCCTGCAGCTGATGCGGATGCCTCGGTTGAGCGTTTGTTGAAAGCACTTGAAGCTGAGCCGCAGCGTCGTTGGAGTGAAGATGATGTTGCCGGCATGGGCTTCGATCCGTCAACGGTGAGGCGTAGCTTCAGACGACACTTTGGAATTACGTTTCTTGAAATGGCGCGGCAGGAACGCCTACGACAAGGATTTCAAACTCTTGCGCAGGGAGAGCGTGTTATCGATGCGCAAGTCGATGCGGGTTTTGAATCACCTGACGCATTTCGCACTGCTTTTGCACGTTTTCTTGGAATGCCACCGGCACAATTGCGGAAGGATGGCTTGTTGCGCGCTGACTGGATCAAAACACCGCTCGGCACGATGATTGCTGTCTGTGACCGGTCGGCGCTGCATTTGCTGGAGTTTGCGGATCGCAAAGCTTTGCCACAGGAGTTGAAGAAGCTTTATAAGGCGTGTCACGGTTTGATTGGTATCGGTCGGTATCCGTCACATGATGTGCTGGAACTACAGCTTAACGCTTTCTTTGCCGGTTGCTCTGCAAGGTTTGATATGCCGCTTGTGTTGCATGGAAGTGAATTTACACGCGATGTCTGGCGCGAATTGCAAAATATACGTGCGGGGCAGACGCGCAGCTATAGCGAGATAGCAAGAGCGGTCGACAAGCCGCTGGCGGTTCGCGCTGTTGCACGTGCCAATGGACCCAATCAGATTGCCATCCTCATTCCGTGCCATCGGGTAATTGGTGCTGACGGTTCTCTGACTGGTTATGGCGGCGGGCTTTGGCGTAAACAAAAGCTGATTGAGATTGAAGCACAATATCGCTGAGATAGGTCAACAAATGAAAACGCCGCCCAAAGAGGCGGCGTTTTTATTTCATTGGTGGTGACTATTATTCGACCTTGTTGAGATCGACGTCTTTGGTTTCCTTGACGAACAGGATGCCGATGACGAGCGTAATCGTCGCGATGATGATCGGATACCAAAGACCATAATAAATATCGCCCTTGGCAGCACTCATTGCAAACACGGTTGCTGGAAGAAGACCACCGAACCAGCCGTTACCGATGTGGTATGGTAGTGACATACCAGTATAACGGATGCGTGTTGGGAACATCTCAACGAGGATAGCGGCAATCGGGCCGTAAACCATGGTTACGTAGATGACCAGAACGGTTAGGATTGCGATTGTCATTGTCCAGTTGATCTGTGCCGGATCTGCAACCATCTTGAACGCGCCTGCGTTCGGGATGGTGTAAACAGCCTGACTTGGTTCACCTGCCGCATCTGCTTCGATCTGCGTGACGATGTTTGCTTTGACCAATTCCGCATTGGTCATTGTGGTGCTCTCACCTGCGCGCACGGCCTCTGCATTCAGAGCAAGCTCTGGGTTTGCCGCAACAAAGGCATCAAGCTTTGAATCGGCAACCTTTGCAGGGCTGCGTACCAGTGGCCAGCCAGCCTTTTGCAGAGCAAGGTTGATGTCGTGTGTCAGTGTCGCCTGTTTGGCTTTTGCATCCGCACCCGCTGCGTTTGCATCAAAGGACGTGATGGTCGCATCGCCGATTTTGACGGTTGCAGGCTGTCCGGCAGGACCTGTTACCACATCGTAAGGCACGGCGCTACGCGACAGGAAGCTCGTGGCAATATCGCAGGAACTGGTGAATTTCGACGTTCCTGTAGCGTTGAACTGGAAGTTACAGTCACCCGGCGCAGCGGTAACGGTTGCACGGATGGTCTGTTCTGCATGAGCAAGCGCCGGATTTGCAGCTTGCGTGAGCGCTTTAAACAGCGGGAAATAGGTGACTGCTGCCAAAAGCAATCCAGCCATGATGATCGGCTTGCGGCCAATCTTGTCTGATAACCAGCCAAACACAACAAAGAATCCGGTGCCGATAACCAGCGCCGATGCAACCATAATATTGGCGGACTGATTTTCGACTTTCAGTACGTTCTGCAGGAAGAACAGAGCGTAGAACTGGCCACTATACCAGACGACAGCCTGACCCATTGTGAGGCCGAACAGAGCGATCAGGGCAATCTTCGCATTTTTCCACTGGCCGAAAGCTTCGGAAAGTGGTGCCTTTGATGTCTTACCTTCTTCTTTCATCTTCTTGAAGGCAGGCGATTCACTCATCTGCAAGCGAATCCAGACGGAAATGCCCAAAAGAACAATCGAAACAAGGAAAGGAATACGCCAGCCCCACGAGGCGAAGGATTCTGTGGTCATGACGTTCTGAATGCTCAAAATGACCATCAGAGAAAGGAACAGTCCAAGCGTTGCGGTTGTCTGAATCCACGATGTGTAGAAACCGCGACGACCGTTTGGCGCGTGCTCAGCCACATAGGTTGCAGCACCACCATATTCGCCGCCCAGGGCCAGACCCTGCAACATGCGCAGGATGATCAGGATTGTAGGCGCTATGATGCCAATTGTTGCCGATCCCGGCAGAATGCCGACCAGAAAGGTCGAGGCACCCATGATGACGATCGTGACAAGGAATGTATATTTACGCCCGACGAGATCGCCGATGCGTCCGAACACGAGCGCTCCAAACGGGCGCACAAGAAAGCCTGCCGCAAACGCGAGCAGAACGAAAATATTACGGGTTGTTTCTGGATATTCATTGAAGAACGCGGCGCCAATAAAGGCAGCAAGTGTTCCGTATAGATAAAAATCATACCATTCAAATACGGTGCCGAGTGAAGAGGCGAAAATAACCTTCTTTTCTTCACGCGTCATTTTAGGCGCGCCTGCCTTGGCGCTCGATTGCACTGACATAGGGTTCCTCCCAACAGCATTTTTGCTGATATGTGCGGATGTTCTCCTCCAACTTCCGCACACGTCTCCACCTGGTCATGATGAACTGAATCGTTTCAAACGGTTATTATCTTTTAGTATGATAAAAGCCGATAACCGGTTCGCGGACGAAAGGCAGAGATGAAACAGTTTACAGGTGGTTGCTTGTGTGGTCGCGTCAGACTGGAAGCTTCTGGAAATCCTTACAGGGTCGGTGTCTGCCATTGCCTCGATTGCCGCAAGCATCATGGTGCATTGTTTCATGCATCTGCAATTTTCCCGGAGAATGCTGTAATCATTGAAGGAGAAACGAACAGCTATGCGGGCCGGTTTTTTTGCCTTAACTGCGGATCGTCCGTATTTTCAAAGTCAGGCGATGAAGTTGAAATCAACCTCGGATCGCTGGATGCGCCTGATCAACTCAAGCCAACTTACGAGCTCTGGACTATCCGTCGCGAAGCGTGGTTGCCAGAATTTCCGCTGAGCAGTCACTATGAGCGCGATCGCACCGAGACGACTCGCGATGATGAGTGAATTCTAAAGTTGCGTAACAGAGCGGTAATCCGGCGCCATTCATCTTTTTTGGGCGCATGAAGGCCTATGATTCATGCAATCTCAGGCGCGTATGTGTTGTGAAGTTGAAATGATTATCCAAATACGACTGTCGTTGGCCATTTTCCGTCGAATTTGGTTTTTTTCTCGGTCATGGAGTGCTAAGTCGCTCTCGCGATAAATGCCGACAAATCCTCAGAGTTCAATTCATCCGCATGCCCCAAAATATCGCAGTGACGACATTTGCAGATTGATTTATGTCGCCGAGCGAGTACCGAGCCCAGAGCCTGAAAGCCCCAAAAATGACCGCACGTCTTTCATTTGCGCGTGAGCGTATCAATGTTCTTCTTCTCGAAGGCATCAATCAGTCCGCTGTCGATTATTTCAAATCGTCTGGCTATACAAATGTTGTCCATCTGCCAAAGGCATTGGACAAAGCTGAGCTGATCGAGGCGATTGCGTCGGCGCATATTATAGGCATCCGTTCGCGCACCCAGCTGACCGATGAAGTGTTTGAAGCTGCGCAGCGTCTGATCGCAGTCGGTTGTTTTTCGGTCGGCACCAATCAGGTTGATTTGAAGGCGGCCCGCAAACGCGGTATCCCTGTTTTCAACGCACCGTTCTCCAATACACGTTCAGTGGCCGAGCTGGTGATTGGCGAAATCATCATGCTGATGCGCCGCATTTTCCCGCGTTCAAACTCTGCGCATGCGGGCGGCTGGGACAAAAGCGCGACGGGTAGCCGTGAAGTGCGTGGCAAAACGCTGGGTATTGTTGGCTACGGCAACATTGGTTCGCAGGTCGGCAACCTTGCTGAAAGCCTCGGCATGACGGTTCGCTATTTCGACATGACCGACAAGTTGCAATATGGCAATGTTATCCCGACCGAGACGCTCGACGAACTGCTCGAAATTTCCGACGTAATCAGCTTGCATGTACCGTCAAACAAGTCGACGGCCAAGATGATCACCGAAGCCAAGCTGCGTAAGATGAAGAAGGGTGCCTTCCTCATCAACAATGCGCGCGGAAATGTGGTTGATTTGGAAGCGCTGGCTACAGTGCTTAAAGAAGGGCATCTCGCAGGTGCCGCAATTGACGTATTCCCAGTTGAGCCGGCTTCGAACAAAGATCCATTTACTTCGTCATTGCAGGGACTGGAAAACGTCATTCTGACCCCACATATCGGTGGTTCGACCGCAGAAGCGCAAGAGCGCATCGGCATGGAAGTCACCCGCAAGCTTGTTGAATATTCCGATGTTGGCTCGACGCTGGGTGCTGTCAACTTCCCTCAGGTGCAGTTGCCAGCACGTCCGAACGGCACGCGTTTCATGCATGTGCACGAAAACCGTCCGGGCATCCTTAACAGTCTCGTCAATATTTTCTCGTCACACAATATCAACATCATCAGCCAGTTTTTGCAGACCGATGGTGAAGTTGGCTATGTGGTGATTGAAGGCGACGCGATGGAGGAACACGCTGAGGACGTACTTCAGGCGATGCGCGAAATTCCGGGCACCATCCGCACGCGCTTGCTGTATTAATTCGTCGCAATTTTGAGTAAGGTCCGCGCCGCATTCGCTGCGCGGGCTTTTTCATTGCGCCTGTCAGGGTAATAAGCGGCATTGTTCCTGCATATTCGAGCAGTTTTGTTGCGCTTGTCTTTGCAAACACATTGACTCTTTTCTCAAAGGGCTTAAAAGCGCAATCGGAAAAGGAGAAATCCCGTGAACGCTTCCTGCGCATCACATAGCTTGTACGGACTGAATGGCCTCAACGCCATCGGTGCCGCTATGGCGTCCGTTTCCAAAACTACCACGGCCACTTGCATTAAAACGACCACCAAAACGGTCTGACCCCTTGGCCTGCTCGCCCTCTCTCCCCGGGTCCGGCCCAGGGAAAAGGCCCGCTGGTCGCGGGTTTTTATGGAAGCGGAGAGGACAGGAGACAGGTAAATGGGTTTTAAAGTTGCAGTCGTCGGCGCTACCGGGAATGTCGGTCGCGAAATGCTCAATATCCTCGAAGAACGCGGTTTTCCGGCTGATGAAGTCGTAGCACTCGCTTCGCGTCGCAGTCAGGGTACGGAAGTATCTTATGGCGATAAGACGCTGAAGGTTAAGGCGCTCGACCAGTACGATTTTTCGGATACTGACATTTGCCTTATGTCTGCTGGTGGCAATATTTCCAAAGAATGGTCGCCAAAGATCGGTGCGCAGGGTTGTGTTGTCATCGATAATTCATCCGCATGGCGCTATGATGCCAATGTGCCGCTGATCGTTCCGGAAGTGAACCCAGACGCGATTGAAGACTTCCGCAAGCGCAATATCATTGCCAATCCGAATTGCTCGACTGCGCAGCTTGTTGTCGCTCTGAAGCCGCTTCACGACGCAGCCAAGATCAAGCGGGTTGTTGTCGCCACCTACCAGTCCGTTTCGGGCGCTGGCAAGGAAGGCATGGACGAGCTGTTTCAGCAGTCGCGTGCGGTTTTTGTTGCCGACCCTGTCACGGCGCAGAAATTTACGAAGCGTATTGCGTTCAATGTGATCCCGCACATAGATCAGTTTATGGAAGACGGCTACACCAAGGAAGAATGGAAGGTGATGGCTGAAACCAAGAAGATGCTTGATCCGAAGATCAAGCTCACCGCAACGGCTGTGCGCGTTCCTGTCTTCATTGGCCACTCTGAAGCCGTTAACATTGAGTTCGAAAACCCGATTTCGGCTGGCGAAGCACGTGAAATTCTGCGTGAAGCACCAGGCTGTCAGGTTGTCGATAAGCACGAAAATGGCGGTTATATCACGCCATATGAATCGGCAGGTGAAGACGCAACTTACATCAGCCGTATCCGTGAAGACATCACGGTTGAAAACGGCCTGTCGATGTGGGTTGTTTCCGACAATCTGCGTAAGGGCGCTGCTCTTAATACAATCCAGATCGCAGAACTGCTTGTTGCGCGTGGCCTGATTACGCCAAAGGCACTTGCTGCTTAATCGATCTTACAGATTACAAAACAAAAGCGCCGGGCAACCGGCGCTTTTTTTATTACCTTGAAATGCTGTCTTTGAGATTATTGCGGACTTTAAGCAATCTTTCACGCAAATCCTGCAAGTCATTCAGAGGCTCACCAAGCGCGCAGAAGACCTTCTCAGGAATATCGGCAGCTTTTATCCGCAAAGCACGCCCTTCATCGGTCAGCGTAATGCGGACCTGCCGCTCATCTTCTGGATCTCTGCGGCGCGCGAGATGACCGGCTGCTTCAAGCCGTTTTAAAAGCGGGGTGAGGGTGCCAGAATCGAGATTGAGTTTCGCACCAATTTCCGAAACCGTGCAATTATCCTGTTCCCATAAAATAACCATCACCAGAAACTGAGGATAAGTAAGTTCCAGTTTACTCAAAATTGGCTGGTATGCGCGCGTTAACGCATTCGCAGTGGAATAGATCGCGAAACAAACCATATCCGACAGATTGAGATGAGATTCTTGGTTGTCGTCTTTCATAGCCCAGGCTCCATGACAGGATTATACATGAGGCGCAATTGAATTGCGCATCACATATTTGTGTAAATAAATTTTGCAAAATTAGATTGTGTACAATATAAAAATCTGCCAGTTTGGTTGTGGAGATAATTCAACGATACCAACGGAGACATTTAAATGACTATTCTTTACACCACCCAATCCACCGCAACCGGCGGCCGCACAGGCAGCGCCAAGACGGCAGACGGTCGCCTTAGTGTTGTTCTTGATACGCCAAAGGAACTTGGCGGTTCGGGTGGCGAAGGCACTAATCCTGAGCAGTTGTTTGCATCCGGTTATGCAGCTTGTTTCCTCGGCGCATTGAAATTCGTCGCAGCGAAAGAAAAGGTTTCTATTTCTGCTGATAGCACGGTCACAGCCACTGTTGGTATTGGTCCGCGTGAAGATGGCACTGGTTTTGGACTGGATGTGGCTCTGGAAGTCGCTTTGCCTGGAGTTGAAAAAGCCAAAGCGCAGGAGCTGGTCAATGCTGCGCACATCGTCTGTCCTTATTCCCATGCAACACGTGGCAATATCGATGTCCGCCTAAGCGTAGCATAAATTAGACAAGCAAAAGGCGCTCGGTTGAGCGCCTTTTTTGTTTATGAGGATAGTTCTTCCAAAACCTGCAAAGCATCCTCAATCTGCTCACGGACCTCTGTCGTTAACGGCAATATGGGCCGAGGCGGTTCTATTTTCGCAAGACCCAGTAGATCGGCGATGACATACATTACGCGGAAGCTGCCATGGGTTTTGAACAGGCTCCAGAGCGGCTCAAATGCTGCATTGATGCGTTCCGCCTCAGTCTGGTGGCCGCTTTGCGACGCGCGTACAAGTGCTGAAAATTGTTTTGGTAGAAGACCCGCAGCGACACTGTAGAAAGTGTCGGCCCCCGCAAGAAGTGCATCTTTTGCGCCCCAATCGCCACTATAACCGATGGCGAAGTCATCGGGTGTTGAAGCACGCAACTTCCCAATTTCTGCCGCATAGTTTTCGTCGGCGGGCAGGGGCATCTTGATCGCGCAGATATTATCGATATTTGCAAGTCGAGCAATCAGTTCATCACTGAAAACAAATCGCGTGGTCCCAGGGTTGTTATAAATGCAAAGCGGCAAATCAGTGGCCCGCGCGACAGCCTTGAAATGCTGATAGACTTCTTCTTGGGTCAGCGGCGTGTAGGAAACGGGCGCAAGTAATAAAGCATCAGCGCCAGTGTCTGCGGCATCTCTTGCAAGTGCCTGCGCTTCATCAGTACGCAACGCTCCAACGCCAACAATCAGTGGTATTTTACCGCCAATGTGTTTGACGGCAGTTTTCACTGTATGCTGACGTTGTTCACGTGTGAGAAAAGCATATCCACCTGTGCTTCCTAATAGGCCAATCGAATCTGCTCCTGCGTCATGGATGCGCGTAAGAAAAGCCTCTAGCGCGTCCTCTATCAAATTGCCTTCGGTATCCATCGGCGTGAGCGGAAAGGCGGATAGACCATGGAACATCTTCATTACGAGACTCATTTCTCAAATGGTTCTAGCGTGACAGAAGGAGGCGAATGCCAGCGAGGGCAAACACCGTGGACAGAACCCCTTCGATCCAGCGCCGTGCCCCACGATATAACCGCACCATGGGTGCAGTAGAGAACACAATCGCATAGCCGCAGAAGATCGTAATGCTAAGCGTAATGCAGCCACCGAGGAATGCCGCCATCTGTTGCCAAGACGAATTTGTGCCAAGGCCAAGCGTGACGAGTGCTATCCATGATAGTATCGATTTTGGATTGGAAAGGTGCAAAAGCAGGCCACGACGATATAGTTCGCCGCCTGAAAGGAATGCATCACCATTTATGTTGCGTGCTGCGATTTGCTCATCTGATGTCATAGCAGCACGTGCTGCTTTGAACGCGAGGTAGAGCAGATAAAGACCACCGAAAATCTTGAGAATAATCAGCGCTTCGGCAAACCGTGTAAGGATTGCAGATACCCCTGTTGCCGCCATCAGGCCCCAGAATATAGAGCCGGTCACAACACCTGATGCAAACATCAGTCCGGCTTTGCGGCCTTGATGCATGGAAACGCCCATGATGCGCATATTGCTTGGGCCGGGGCTTCCGGCAGCAATAACATAGGTCGTGTAAACAAGGAGAAGCTGATAGGCGGCGGGCGAAAGGCTCATGATCATCACTCAGATTGAACTGAGCAGATTTATAGCATTCTCTGCGTCCGATATCTTGATTGGATTGTATTAAAAACGGCCAAAATTGTCTCAATTTTGGTTAGAACTGATAGCCTACTAAAGCACCGCGATAATGTGTTGCTTTAGTCAGCATGTGCTTCCAGAGCTTCCATATCATCATCGGTAAGGCCAAAATGATGGCCAATTTCATGAATGAGAACATGGGTAATAATATCGCCAAGTGTCTCTTCATTCTCTGACCAATAGTCGAGAATTGCGCGGCGAAAGAGCGTGATGCGGTTGGGCGTGTCGCCGGTTTGAAGGCTGAAACGTTCGCCTATCCCCATGCCTTCAAACAGACCAAGAAGATCAAAGGGCGTCTCTAAGCCCATATCTTCAACGATCTGTTCTTCAGGGAAGTCTGCAATCTGGATGATGATGTCACCACAAAGCGCACGAAATTCCTGCGGAAGATGCGCAAGCGCTTCAATCGCAATAGATTCAATTTCGTCTAGCGAGGGCGAGAGACGTCCCGCCCAGTCACCGCTTTGATCTTCTCTGGCCATTTCAGCCAACCGTGTCCTATTCAATGATTCAGGCCACCGCACATCGACCAAAGGCGCATAACGAAGCTACCATTATGCCCAGGGACGCTGTTGAGCGTTTTTCGCCTCGAACGTATCAATGTTACTTACCTTTTCCATGGTCAGACCGATATCATCAAGACCATTGAGCAGACAATGACGCTTGAAGTCGTCAAGGTCAAAGGCAATCGAACCGCCATCAGGACCGTGGATCTCTTTGGCTTCAAGATCAACAGTCAGCGTTGCATTGGCACCGCGTGATGCATCGTCCATCAGCTTATCGAGATCTTCCTGGCTGACTCTGATTGGCAGAATGCCGTTCTTGAAGCAGTTGTTGTAGAAGATGTCGGCGAACGAAGTCGAGATCACACAGCGAATACCAAAATCAAGCAGTGCCCAAGGCGCATGCTCACGCGAAGAACCGCAACCAAAATTGTCGCCGGCAACCAGAATCTGCGCGTTGCGATAGCCCGGCTTGTTGAGCACGAAATCTGGATTTTCGGTTCCATCTTCGTTAAAGCGCATTTCGGCAAAAAGCCCCTTGCTCAGACCCGTGCGCTTGATCGTCTTCAGATAATCCTTCGGGATGATCATGTCCGTATCGATATTGACGATCGGCAGGGGGGCTGCAACGCCCGTGAGCTTGGTGAACTTATCCATGTTCCTGACCTGTCGGTTGGGTATTTTAAATTTGCAGTCTGCTTTACATCAGCATGGCAGAGAGTCAATCTTTCTGGCCGCAAGTGCCCAATAGGTCGCAACCCTCAAGACAAAAATTGCCCTTCCGGCATATGCAAAGGTACGCTGGAAGGGACTCTTTAAGCTTTGCGCATGAATATTTCTGAGGTTTTGCTAACAAACTCAGAATCATGCGCTGGTGCTCTTATTGGCGAAATTATTGTATGTTTAATGTAATTCCGCCACTCTCACTGCCGGTCAATCGGCGTGACTTACCGTCTGCACCAACAACGAACGTGAATCGCCTGCGCAGCATCGACAGGTTGGGTGAAACTGCGACATTAATTGCGGGATCAAATTGCAGAGTGATCCGCCAGAGATCAGGCTTGATCGTTTCTTCCACGCCGATGATGCGGGCTTCAAATGCTGTTGAATGGAACATGCCCGAAACGCGCTGACTGACGCGGTAAGGTGCTTTATCTTCTTCAACCTTTGGAGTTTCAATATTCGTGCTGTTGGCTGCAAGCGTATTCCAGTCGCGTGTGCCAGATTGGCGTGCAACGAGATCAAGCGCTTTTCCGTGGCTAATGTTAATGCCTTCTTCGCCTAAAGCCTGCCTTAAACGGCGAGCCTGATGTTTGAAGTCGGTTGTCGTGTTCCCAGCAAGGATTGCTGTGGTCATAATATCGCTCCTGAATGTGAGCAGCATTTTCGTGAACGGGCACCCGCATTGCCGTTTCTGCCGTCACCGGAACAGGAACGTGAATTCAGAATGCTTTACCATGGCCTTGAGGCTGCGAGCGGCAGGTGCATTCCAACCGTGGATGCAAATTAAGCAGTCACAATGCAGATTTCAAGTGTCTTAGAATATGCGGGTTAAGTGCTTGCGAATGAACGCTGTTCGGTGCACAAATTGCGTATGAAAACAATTGCTCGTCCGCGCCGTTCCGTTTTGTTTGTACCAGCTTCCAATAGCCGTGCGGTTGAAAAATCGCTGACGCTTGGAGCCGATTGCGTCATTTATGATTTGGAAGACTCTGTTGCGCCGGAAGCAAAACTTGCAGCGCGCGATGCATTGATTTCTTATTTTTCTGAGCATCCAAACGTCGGCTTTGAGCGCGTTGTGCGCGTGAACGCCGCCGATACGCAATGGAATAAGGCTGATCTTAATGCCGCGGCAGAGATTGGCGCGGACGCGGTTTTGTTGCCGAAGGTTGAGCGTCCGCAGGACGTGATTGATGCGGCGAGCCTGCTTGATCGTCAGGATGCGGATCCTCAAATGTGCGTCTGGGCGATGATCGAAACCCCTCGCGGAATTCTCAATGCGGATGAGATTGCCGTACTGGGCCATCGCTCTGCCGCACGGCTTAGCTGTTTTGTCGTCGGGCCGAATGATATTGCGCTGGCAACCGGTGTGCGTCCGCAATCTGGGCGGCCTTATCTCGTCCCATGGCTGATGCAGATATTACTGGCCGCGCGTGCTGGTGGCATCGATGTGTTGGACGGCGTCTATAACGATTTTCGCGACACTGCAGGCTTTGAAGCGGAATGCATGCAGGGCGCTCTGATGGGCTTTGATGGCAAAACCCTCATTCATCCCTCGCAGATTGAGGTAGCCAATCGCGCCTTCTCCCCTTCAGACGAAGATGTGGCAAATGCCCGTGCGGTGGTCGCTGCATTTGCGCAGCCAGAAAATGCTGACAAAGGCGTCGTATCGCTGAACGGCCAGATGGTCGAACGCCTGCACCTGAAAATGGCCGAGCGCCTGCTGGCTAAATCAATCTCGTAAAAACTTAAAGGAAGAAAAACTATGAAGCTCTATCGTTTCATCACTGGCCCAGATGATTCCGCATTCTGTCACCGTGTCACTGCAGCTTTGA
Proteins encoded in this region:
- a CDS encoding GFA family protein translates to MKQFTGGCLCGRVRLEASGNPYRVGVCHCLDCRKHHGALFHASAIFPENAVIIEGETNSYAGRFFCLNCGSSVFSKSGDEVEINLGSLDAPDQLKPTYELWTIRREAWLPEFPLSSHYERDRTETTRDDE
- a CDS encoding MFS transporter, producing the protein MSVQSSAKAGAPKMTREEKKVIFASSLGTVFEWYDFYLYGTLAAFIGAAFFNEYPETTRNIFVLLAFAAGFLVRPFGALVFGRIGDLVGRKYTFLVTIVIMGASTFLVGILPGSATIGIIAPTILIILRMLQGLALGGEYGGAATYVAEHAPNGRRGFYTSWIQTTATLGLFLSLMVILSIQNVMTTESFASWGWRIPFLVSIVLLGISVWIRLQMSESPAFKKMKEEGKTSKAPLSEAFGQWKNAKIALIALFGLTMGQAVVWYSGQFYALFFLQNVLKVENQSANIMVASALVIGTGFFVVFGWLSDKIGRKPIIMAGLLLAAVTYFPLFKALTQAANPALAHAEQTIRATVTAAPGDCNFQFNATGTSKFTSSCDIATSFLSRSAVPYDVVTGPAGQPATVKIGDATITSFDANAAGADAKAKQATLTHDINLALQKAGWPLVRSPAKVADSKLDAFVAANPELALNAEAVRAGESTTMTNAELVKANIVTQIEADAAGEPSQAVYTIPNAGAFKMVADPAQINWTMTIAILTVLVIYVTMVYGPIAAILVEMFPTRIRYTGMSLPYHIGNGWFGGLLPATVFAMSAAKGDIYYGLWYPIIIATITLVIGILFVKETKDVDLNKVE
- a CDS encoding trifunctional transcriptional activator/DNA repair protein Ada/methylated-DNA--[protein]-cysteine S-methyltransferase, which encodes MLNTLPDLNTLYDALLARDVAYEGRAYVGVLSTGIFCRLTCPARKPLKENCRFFASIPECIADGFRACKRCHPLQPAADADASVERLLKALEAEPQRRWSEDDVAGMGFDPSTVRRSFRRHFGITFLEMARQERLRQGFQTLAQGERVIDAQVDAGFESPDAFRTAFARFLGMPPAQLRKDGLLRADWIKTPLGTMIAVCDRSALHLLEFADRKALPQELKKLYKACHGLIGIGRYPSHDVLELQLNAFFAGCSARFDMPLVLHGSEFTRDVWRELQNIRAGQTRSYSEIARAVDKPLAVRAVARANGPNQIAILIPCHRVIGADGSLTGYGGGLWRKQKLIEIEAQYR
- a CDS encoding aspartate-semialdehyde dehydrogenase; this encodes MGFKVAVVGATGNVGREMLNILEERGFPADEVVALASRRSQGTEVSYGDKTLKVKALDQYDFSDTDICLMSAGGNISKEWSPKIGAQGCVVIDNSSAWRYDANVPLIVPEVNPDAIEDFRKRNIIANPNCSTAQLVVALKPLHDAAKIKRVVVATYQSVSGAGKEGMDELFQQSRAVFVADPVTAQKFTKRIAFNVIPHIDQFMEDGYTKEEWKVMAETKKMLDPKIKLTATAVRVPVFIGHSEAVNIEFENPISAGEAREILREAPGCQVVDKHENGGYITPYESAGEDATYISRIREDITVENGLSMWVVSDNLRKGAALNTIQIAELLVARGLITPKALAA
- a CDS encoding MarR family transcriptional regulator, translated to MKDDNQESHLNLSDMVCFAIYSTANALTRAYQPILSKLELTYPQFLVMVILWEQDNCTVSEIGAKLNLDSGTLTPLLKRLEAAGHLARRRDPEDERQVRITLTDEGRALRIKAADIPEKVFCALGEPLNDLQDLRERLLKVRNNLKDSISR
- a CDS encoding organic hydroperoxide resistance protein, which codes for MTILYTTQSTATGGRTGSAKTADGRLSVVLDTPKELGGSGGEGTNPEQLFASGYAACFLGALKFVAAKEKVSISADSTVTATVGIGPREDGTGFGLDVALEVALPGVEKAKAQELVNAAHIVCPYSHATRGNIDVRLSVA
- the serA gene encoding phosphoglycerate dehydrogenase, which produces MTARLSFARERINVLLLEGINQSAVDYFKSSGYTNVVHLPKALDKAELIEAIASAHIIGIRSRTQLTDEVFEAAQRLIAVGCFSVGTNQVDLKAARKRGIPVFNAPFSNTRSVAELVIGEIIMLMRRIFPRSNSAHAGGWDKSATGSREVRGKTLGIVGYGNIGSQVGNLAESLGMTVRYFDMTDKLQYGNVIPTETLDELLEISDVISLHVPSNKSTAKMITEAKLRKMKKGAFLINNARGNVVDLEALATVLKEGHLAGAAIDVFPVEPASNKDPFTSSLQGLENVILTPHIGGSTAEAQERIGMEVTRKLVEYSDVGSTLGAVNFPQVQLPARPNGTRFMHVHENRPGILNSLVNIFSSHNINIISQFLQTDGEVGYVVIEGDAMEEHAEDVLQAMREIPGTIRTRLLY